Proteins co-encoded in one Opitutus terrae PB90-1 genomic window:
- a CDS encoding GreA/GreB family elongation factor: MNTSPLYFSIEDYTKLSLLATATSRPGTPSQLRSELSRGVVVDATALPPTAIRLGSTVEIEDLESGEIETYTLVLPEQANVDARKLSVLAPIGTAVIGCLQGAEVAWSTPGGTRRLRIGRVSPPAEPATPVGLTLPLALPSAS, translated from the coding sequence ATGAATACCAGTCCCCTCTACTTCTCCATCGAAGATTACACCAAGCTCAGCCTCCTGGCCACGGCCACCAGCCGGCCCGGTACGCCGAGCCAGCTCCGGAGCGAATTGAGCCGCGGCGTCGTGGTCGACGCGACCGCGCTGCCGCCGACCGCGATCCGGCTCGGCTCGACCGTCGAAATCGAGGATCTTGAATCCGGCGAGATCGAAACCTACACGCTGGTGCTGCCCGAGCAGGCCAACGTCGACGCGCGCAAGCTCTCGGTGCTCGCCCCGATCGGAACGGCGGTCATCGGCTGCCTGCAGGGCGCGGAGGTGGCGTGGTCCACGCCGGGCGGAACCCGGCGACTCCGCATCGGCCGGGTGAGTCCGCCCGCCGAACCGGCCACGCCGGTCGGACTGACGCTGCCGTTGGCGCTACCCAGCGCCTCGTAG
- a CDS encoding phosphoribosyltransferase: MKTIQETQRYRDRTEAGQLLAPHVRERLGTESAVVLALVRGGVPVACELARQLDAPLDVVIVRKLGAPSLPGRALGAIASDGAEVLDEPLIDQMGLSRFHVAAVADRALAELRRCEELYQLAEPLDLRGRTVVLADDGLATGATMRAAIHAVRARGARRLLVAVPAGDAQSCERIAHEVDAVICPFRPDPFYSVSLWYEDYRPLTDDEVRSQLAAATAIGTAMERHTRM; encoded by the coding sequence ATGAAAACCATCCAGGAAACTCAGCGATATCGCGATCGCACCGAGGCCGGACAGCTGCTCGCGCCTCATGTGCGCGAACGTTTGGGGACGGAATCCGCCGTCGTGCTCGCGCTCGTGCGCGGCGGCGTGCCGGTCGCGTGCGAGTTGGCGCGACAGCTCGATGCGCCGCTCGACGTAGTCATCGTCCGCAAACTCGGCGCGCCGAGTCTGCCGGGCCGGGCACTGGGCGCGATCGCGTCCGACGGAGCCGAGGTTCTCGACGAACCGCTCATCGACCAGATGGGGCTCTCGCGCTTTCATGTCGCTGCCGTCGCCGACCGCGCGCTCGCTGAACTGCGACGCTGCGAGGAGCTTTATCAACTGGCGGAGCCGTTGGACCTGCGCGGGCGAACGGTCGTACTGGCCGATGACGGGCTGGCGACCGGGGCCACGATGCGTGCGGCCATTCACGCGGTGCGTGCACGGGGCGCCCGCCGGCTGCTCGTCGCCGTGCCCGCCGGAGATGCGCAATCCTGCGAACGCATCGCGCACGAGGTGGACGCAGTGATCTGTCCCTTCCGCCCCGATCCGTTCTATTCGGTTTCGCTCTGGTACGAGGACTATCGCCCGCTGACCGATGACGAAGTTCGCAGTCAGCTCGCGGCCGCCACGGCAATCGGGACCGCGATGGAGCGACACACGCGGATGTAG
- a CDS encoding metallophosphoesterase family protein: MIILHVTDLHFNQRWYDWLSDRAPAHDVLVLSGDLLDLANATPAARQAAWVSDWAQSIGTPMCVCSGNHDLEWDSALERWRPALWLRDLAGPTRWIDGQAGTIGGLRFLSIGCATRPKGGEADVWVVHAPPIGVLTGRRIGGRDGGDPELAARVARFAPQIVCSGHVHDPTHWCARSGGTLYLNPGHTADALVPNHILIDTEQMHARGVMGCRVAETVAGPTARELATPAAAVPG, encoded by the coding sequence ATGATCATCCTTCACGTCACCGATCTTCACTTCAACCAGCGCTGGTATGACTGGCTATCGGACCGCGCGCCGGCGCACGACGTGCTGGTACTTTCCGGCGACTTGCTTGATCTGGCAAACGCAACGCCGGCAGCCCGGCAGGCCGCCTGGGTCAGCGATTGGGCGCAGAGCATCGGCACGCCGATGTGCGTGTGCAGCGGGAATCACGATCTGGAATGGGACAGCGCCCTCGAGCGCTGGCGGCCGGCATTGTGGCTGCGCGATCTGGCCGGTCCCACGCGCTGGATTGATGGCCAGGCCGGTACGATCGGCGGGCTCCGCTTCCTCAGCATCGGCTGCGCCACGCGGCCGAAGGGCGGCGAAGCCGACGTCTGGGTCGTGCACGCTCCACCCATCGGCGTGCTGACCGGCCGGCGGATCGGTGGCCGCGACGGCGGCGACCCGGAACTCGCCGCGCGCGTTGCGCGTTTCGCTCCGCAGATCGTCTGCTCGGGCCACGTCCACGATCCGACGCATTGGTGCGCCCGCTCCGGCGGGACGCTGTATCTGAATCCTGGGCATACCGCCGATGCGCTGGTTCCGAACCACATCCTGATCGATACGGAACAAATGCATGCCCGCGGCGTGATGGGCTGCCGCGTGGCGGAAACCGTCGCCGGGCCAACCGCCCGGGAGCTCGCGACGCCCGCGGCGGCCGTCCCCGGGTGA
- a CDS encoding DUF2911 domain-containing protein: MPSTLVRSLASLLLLLVAVTGLRAQDAQPPKIDFPAPSPAATLKQRVGLTDIEVNYSRPGVKDRQIFGGLVPYNQVWRTGANAATKIKFSTAVKLNGTPVAAGTYELFSIPNPNEWTIIVHKDSSDWGAYRYDPKNDVVRFAAKTIALPNLIETFAIGVSDIRDESAILYLAWEKTRVPIKVEVDVTSVVLPQIEAVMASSAEKKPYFQAAMFYLDRDHDLAKAAEWMDAAATAQPDGFYIYYHRARLLAKLGKKDEAIASAQKSIEIAQKVGGPAKDEYLRLNEALLNKLKLQF; this comes from the coding sequence ATGCCCTCCACCCTGGTTCGTTCCCTCGCCTCACTCCTCCTGCTCCTCGTAGCCGTCACGGGTCTCCGCGCGCAAGACGCCCAACCGCCCAAGATTGATTTCCCCGCTCCAAGTCCGGCGGCGACGCTGAAACAGCGCGTCGGCCTGACCGACATCGAGGTCAACTACTCCCGTCCGGGCGTGAAGGACCGCCAGATCTTCGGCGGGCTCGTGCCTTACAATCAAGTGTGGCGCACGGGTGCCAATGCCGCCACGAAGATCAAGTTCAGCACGGCGGTAAAGCTGAACGGCACGCCGGTCGCCGCCGGCACCTACGAACTCTTCTCCATTCCGAATCCCAACGAGTGGACGATCATCGTCCACAAGGACTCGTCCGACTGGGGTGCCTATCGTTATGACCCGAAAAACGACGTCGTTCGCTTCGCCGCGAAGACAATCGCGCTGCCAAACCTGATCGAGACCTTTGCCATTGGCGTATCCGATATCCGCGACGAGAGCGCGATCCTTTACCTCGCCTGGGAAAAGACCCGCGTGCCGATCAAGGTCGAGGTGGATGTCACCAGCGTGGTGCTCCCGCAGATCGAAGCGGTCATGGCGTCGAGCGCGGAGAAGAAGCCGTATTTCCAAGCGGCGATGTTCTACCTCGACCGCGACCACGATCTCGCCAAAGCCGCCGAATGGATGGATGCCGCGGCCACCGCGCAGCCCGACGGCTTCTATATCTACTACCATCGAGCGCGCCTGCTCGCCAAACTGGGCAAAAAGGACGAGGCCATCGCCAGTGCGCAAAAATCCATCGAGATCGCACAAAAGGTCGGCGGACCGGCCAAGGACGAGTATCTCCGGCTCAACGAAGCGCTGCTGAACAAGCTGAAGTTGCAGTTCTAG
- a CDS encoding sodium:solute symporter: MNTLDWLILLGTMLGIAAYGAWHTRHTDNLNTYLKGNASTGWGTIGLSVMATQASAITFLSIPGQGFESGIGFVQNYFGLPLALIIVCAVFLPLYRRLDVYTAYEFLGHRFDRKTRLLGAGLFLMQRGLAAGVTIYAPAIILSTVLGWRLDLTIICTGLLVIVYTVTGGSVAVSLTQKWQMLVIFGGMITAFIVLLTKLPAGLGFHGAAEVAGAMGKLQAVDFSLDPDRRYTLWSGLLGGLFLSLSYFGTDQSQVQRYIGGARMREGRLGLMFNAVLKIPMQFFILLLGALVFVFYQFQPAPVFYNRVEWQRHAAGPNGAVFRSLEERHATLHAEKHGALQAWLAAKDTGDSAAVETAHAKLLAADAATNVVRAEAKTALLAVDPRAHTKDSDYVFIGFILAELPHGAIGLLIAVMIAAALGSKAGELNALGTTSTIDFWRVFRPLAAHDERRNVRVAKWFTAFWGLFAISFALFASFAENLIEAINILGSIFYGVVLGIFLVAFFLKRVGGTAVFWAAVAAQTLVFILYASLTISYLWYNLIGCAACMLFSLLLHAVLHRKGLEE, from the coding sequence ATGAACACGCTGGATTGGCTCATCCTGCTCGGGACCATGCTCGGCATCGCCGCTTACGGCGCATGGCACACCCGGCACACGGACAACCTCAACACCTACCTGAAGGGCAACGCGTCCACGGGCTGGGGTACGATCGGGCTGTCCGTCATGGCTACGCAGGCGAGCGCGATTACGTTTTTGTCCATCCCCGGGCAGGGATTCGAAAGCGGAATCGGTTTCGTCCAAAACTATTTCGGGCTGCCGCTCGCGCTGATCATCGTGTGCGCCGTCTTTCTCCCGCTCTACCGGCGGCTCGATGTCTACACCGCCTACGAATTTCTCGGCCATCGCTTCGATCGGAAAACGCGGCTGCTCGGCGCCGGACTGTTCCTGATGCAGCGCGGACTCGCGGCCGGCGTGACGATCTACGCGCCGGCAATCATCCTCTCGACCGTCCTTGGCTGGCGGTTGGATCTCACGATCATCTGCACCGGCCTGCTCGTCATCGTCTACACCGTGACCGGCGGCAGCGTCGCGGTCAGCCTCACGCAAAAATGGCAGATGCTCGTGATCTTTGGCGGCATGATCACCGCGTTTATCGTGCTCCTGACGAAGCTCCCCGCGGGGCTCGGGTTCCACGGCGCAGCTGAGGTTGCCGGCGCGATGGGCAAGCTGCAGGCGGTCGATTTTTCACTCGATCCGGATCGCCGCTACACGCTCTGGAGCGGACTGCTCGGTGGGTTGTTTCTGTCGCTCTCCTACTTCGGCACCGATCAATCCCAGGTGCAGCGCTACATCGGCGGGGCGCGGATGCGCGAGGGCCGGCTCGGGCTGATGTTCAACGCCGTGCTCAAGATCCCGATGCAGTTCTTCATCCTGCTGCTCGGCGCACTGGTGTTCGTGTTCTATCAGTTCCAGCCGGCGCCGGTGTTCTACAACCGCGTCGAGTGGCAGCGGCACGCGGCCGGTCCGAATGGCGCGGTGTTTCGTTCGCTCGAGGAGCGGCATGCGACGCTGCACGCGGAAAAACACGGCGCGTTGCAAGCGTGGCTCGCCGCCAAGGACACGGGGGACTCCGCAGCCGTCGAAACCGCGCACGCCAAACTGCTCGCGGCTGATGCGGCGACCAACGTGGTGCGCGCCGAGGCAAAGACGGCGCTGCTCGCCGTCGATCCGCGCGCGCACACCAAGGATTCGGATTACGTTTTCATCGGTTTCATCCTGGCCGAACTCCCGCACGGTGCGATCGGGCTCCTCATCGCCGTGATGATCGCCGCGGCGCTCGGCTCGAAGGCCGGCGAGCTCAATGCGCTCGGCACGACGAGCACGATCGATTTCTGGCGCGTATTCCGACCGCTCGCCGCGCACGATGAACGGCGCAATGTGCGCGTCGCGAAATGGTTCACCGCGTTCTGGGGCCTGTTCGCGATCAGCTTCGCGCTTTTCGCCAGCTTCGCCGAGAACCTCATCGAGGCGATCAACATTCTCGGCTCGATCTTCTACGGCGTCGTGCTCGGGATTTTTCTCGTGGCTTTCTTCCTGAAGCGGGTCGGGGGCACGGCGGTGTTCTGGGCGGCGGTGGCGGCGCAGACCCTCGTGTTCATCCTCTACGCGTCGCTCACGATTTCCTATCTCTGGTATAACCTCATTGGCTGTGCGGCCTGCATGCTCTTCAGTCTGCTGCTGCACGCCGTGCTGCATCGAAAGGGTCTGGAAGAATGA
- the bshA gene encoding N-acetyl-alpha-D-glucosaminyl L-malate synthase BshA, giving the protein MSSPRPLRIGITCYPSVGGSGILASALGEQLARCGHEVHFISYERPFRIKLDGPNLFFHPVVISDYDLFKHRDYTLPLSVKMAEVSRDHALDILHVHYAVPHATAAILALEMLPENRRPKLITTLHGTDTTLLGRDPGYGPAVRHALARSDAVTAVSRFLEEETHRVLGPGCPIEVIHNFFTPRPVARPREVVRKELGVAPHETLLLHLSNLRPIKRIDRLLESVALIRARESFRLLILAGGDFSPFAADVRRLGLADRVIVRHHVFEIEDYLNAADLGLFTSDSESFCLSILEAMAFGRPSVSTAVGGIPEVVDDGRNGLLVPSAEPADLARAVESLIADPARRAQLGAAAREKAQTVFSTERIVARYESFYRQVLERDTSGDAVTRSQELFVRSAG; this is encoded by the coding sequence ATGTCGTCGCCACGCCCACTCCGGATCGGAATCACCTGCTACCCCTCGGTGGGCGGCAGCGGGATTCTCGCGTCGGCGTTGGGCGAGCAGCTCGCGCGGTGCGGCCACGAGGTGCATTTCATCAGTTACGAGCGGCCGTTCCGGATCAAGCTCGACGGACCCAATCTGTTTTTCCACCCGGTCGTCATCAGCGACTACGATCTCTTCAAACACCGCGACTACACGCTGCCGCTCTCGGTGAAGATGGCGGAGGTCAGCCGCGACCACGCGCTCGACATCCTGCACGTGCACTACGCCGTACCGCATGCGACGGCGGCGATCCTCGCGCTCGAGATGCTGCCGGAAAACCGCCGGCCCAAGCTGATCACGACGCTGCACGGGACGGACACGACGCTGCTGGGGCGCGATCCCGGCTACGGCCCGGCGGTGCGGCACGCACTCGCGCGGTCCGACGCCGTCACCGCGGTGTCCCGATTCCTCGAGGAGGAAACCCATCGCGTGCTCGGCCCTGGCTGTCCGATCGAGGTGATCCACAATTTCTTCACGCCCCGGCCGGTGGCGCGGCCGCGCGAGGTGGTGCGGAAGGAACTCGGCGTCGCTCCGCACGAGACGCTCCTGCTCCACCTTTCGAATTTGCGGCCGATCAAGCGCATCGACCGGCTGCTCGAGAGCGTGGCCTTGATTCGCGCGCGCGAATCCTTCCGCCTGCTCATCCTGGCCGGCGGGGATTTCAGCCCCTTCGCGGCGGATGTGCGGCGGCTCGGGCTGGCCGATCGGGTGATCGTGCGGCACCACGTCTTCGAGATCGAAGATTATCTCAACGCCGCGGATCTCGGGCTGTTCACGTCGGATTCCGAAAGCTTCTGTCTGAGCATCCTCGAGGCAATGGCGTTCGGCCGGCCGAGTGTTTCCACCGCCGTCGGTGGCATTCCCGAGGTCGTGGACGACGGTCGCAACGGACTGCTCGTGCCGTCCGCGGAGCCCGCTGACCTCGCGCGCGCCGTGGAGTCGTTGATCGCCGATCCGGCCCGGCGAGCGCAACTCGGCGCCGCCGCGCGCGAGAAAGCGCAAACCGTGTTTTCGACCGAGCGGATCGTTGCGCGCTATGAGAGTTTTTATCGTCAGGTGCTCGAACGCGACACTTCGGGCGACGCCGTCACGCGCTCGCAAGAGCTATTCGTGCGTTCCGCGGGCTGA
- a CDS encoding PIG-L family deacetylase, with the protein MIPLLASVPRSFHTFSWRRTAGVAGLLALASLPRLCATEPVTASTLLQELRSFRELRSVLYVAAHPDDENNRLLPYLARGRALRTGYLSLTRGDGGQNLIGSELGEQLGVIRTHELIAARRVDGGEQYFSRARDFGFSKDSADTLQRWDRQQVVADIVHVIREFRPDIVVTRFSPVPGGTHGHHTASAILALEAFKLAGDPNAFHDELGGLPPWQPKRMLWNSWTPPGSTAPTAANTLQLDCGGYDPLLGESFGEIGARGRSMHKSQGEGRTGTRGPAPENFTLLAGEPATHDILDGVDGTWARIPGGAALAPLIDELIAHFDPYEPAKSVPAILDIRRQLADLASDPLVELKRAQLDHILQTCLGLFVETVVADAQVVPGEELKLRHTAVLRSSVPVQWLGVRYPSLGSDASGESIALGENQPINRSGAPTLPADTPVSQPYWLRAPGPEGMFVVEDHALIGRAENPPVFPIEHRFTVGGQTLVISDEPVQVINDPVRGEIRRRLDVIPPVSLGWPQSLELFSPGTTKSVLVEITAARPNASGTLELSAPDGWRATPASQSFSIARAGDQARFTFEVTAPDHAATGFLRAAATVAGKRYDHARIEIRYDHIPAQLLQPPAELKAVSLELATRGHQIGYLPGAGDLVGESLSRMGYAVTTLSNGALAPENLRRFDAIVIGVRAFNTRSDLDSRMPALFDYVEQGGTLIVQYNTAYGLQSTRFAPYALELSRDRVTDAKAAVTLLEPEHPVFATPNRITPADFAGWVQERARFVPRSWGPEFTPLVSMSDPGEPPLRGTLLVARHGRGHVVYSSLSWFRELPAGVPGAYRLFANLVSLGK; encoded by the coding sequence ATGATTCCCCTCCTGGCGTCCGTGCCGCGTAGTTTCCATACCTTCAGTTGGCGCAGGACCGCCGGCGTCGCAGGGCTCCTAGCGCTGGCGTCGCTTCCGCGGCTGTGCGCCACGGAGCCGGTGACCGCGTCGACGCTGCTGCAGGAGCTGCGTTCGTTCCGCGAACTCCGCAGCGTGCTGTACGTCGCGGCCCACCCGGACGACGAGAACAACCGGCTGCTCCCCTACCTCGCGCGCGGCCGCGCGCTCCGCACCGGCTATCTCTCGCTCACCCGCGGCGACGGCGGCCAAAACCTGATCGGCAGCGAACTGGGCGAACAACTCGGCGTCATCCGCACCCACGAACTGATCGCCGCGCGGCGGGTCGATGGCGGCGAGCAATATTTCTCCCGCGCGCGCGATTTCGGGTTCTCCAAGGATTCCGCCGACACGCTGCAACGTTGGGACCGCCAGCAGGTCGTCGCCGACATCGTGCACGTCATCCGCGAATTTCGGCCGGATATCGTGGTGACACGTTTCTCCCCCGTTCCGGGCGGCACGCACGGCCACCACACCGCGTCGGCCATCCTCGCGCTCGAGGCGTTCAAGCTCGCCGGCGATCCCAATGCCTTTCACGACGAACTCGGCGGCCTGCCGCCGTGGCAGCCCAAACGCATGCTCTGGAACAGCTGGACTCCGCCCGGCTCAACGGCGCCCACCGCCGCGAACACGCTCCAGCTCGACTGCGGCGGCTATGATCCGTTGCTCGGCGAATCCTTCGGCGAGATCGGCGCGCGCGGTCGCTCAATGCACAAGAGCCAGGGCGAAGGTCGCACCGGCACGCGCGGTCCGGCGCCGGAAAACTTCACGCTGCTCGCCGGCGAGCCCGCCACGCACGACATCCTCGACGGCGTGGACGGGACGTGGGCCCGCATACCGGGCGGCGCGGCCCTCGCACCTTTGATCGACGAGTTGATCGCGCATTTCGATCCCTACGAACCGGCGAAAAGCGTGCCCGCGATTCTCGACATCCGGCGGCAGCTCGCCGACCTCGCGTCGGATCCGCTCGTCGAGCTTAAGCGTGCACAGCTCGATCATATTCTCCAAACCTGCCTCGGGCTGTTTGTGGAAACCGTCGTGGCCGACGCACAGGTCGTGCCCGGCGAGGAGCTCAAGCTGCGGCACACGGCCGTGCTACGGTCGAGTGTCCCTGTGCAATGGCTCGGCGTCCGTTATCCCTCGCTCGGCAGCGACGCGTCCGGCGAGTCAATCGCCCTCGGCGAAAACCAGCCGATCAACCGCAGCGGCGCGCCCACGCTCCCTGCGGACACGCCCGTGAGCCAGCCCTACTGGCTGCGTGCGCCTGGCCCGGAAGGCATGTTTGTGGTCGAAGACCACGCCTTGATTGGCCGGGCGGAAAATCCGCCGGTGTTTCCCATCGAGCATCGCTTTACGGTCGGTGGACAGACTTTGGTGATCTCCGACGAGCCCGTGCAGGTCATCAACGATCCCGTCCGTGGCGAGATTCGTCGGCGGCTGGATGTGATTCCGCCGGTCTCGCTCGGCTGGCCGCAATCGCTCGAACTCTTCTCGCCCGGTACGACCAAATCCGTCCTCGTCGAAATCACCGCCGCGCGACCGAACGCGAGCGGCACGCTGGAGCTGTCCGCACCCGACGGCTGGCGCGCGACGCCCGCAAGCCAGTCCTTCTCGATCGCGCGGGCCGGCGATCAGGCGCGGTTTACGTTTGAAGTGACCGCCCCAGATCATGCGGCGACCGGATTTTTGCGCGCGGCGGCAACGGTCGCGGGGAAGCGTTACGATCACGCCCGCATAGAAATTCGCTACGACCACATTCCGGCGCAGCTGCTGCAGCCGCCAGCCGAGCTCAAGGCCGTGAGCCTCGAACTCGCCACGCGCGGCCACCAGATCGGCTATTTGCCCGGCGCCGGCGATCTCGTGGGCGAAAGCCTCAGCCGGATGGGCTATGCGGTCACGACGTTGTCCAACGGTGCCCTCGCGCCGGAGAACCTGCGCCGCTTTGATGCGATCGTGATCGGCGTGCGCGCGTTCAACACCCGGAGCGACCTAGACAGCCGCATGCCCGCGCTCTTCGACTACGTTGAGCAGGGCGGCACGTTGATCGTGCAATACAACACCGCCTACGGCCTGCAAAGCACGCGCTTCGCGCCCTACGCGCTCGAGCTATCGCGTGACCGTGTGACCGACGCCAAGGCCGCGGTGACGCTGCTCGAGCCGGAGCATCCGGTCTTCGCCACCCCCAATCGCATCACGCCCGCCGACTTCGCCGGCTGGGTACAGGAGCGCGCGCGGTTTGTCCCGCGCTCGTGGGGCCCGGAGTTCACGCCGCTTGTCTCGATGAGCGATCCGGGCGAGCCGCCACTGCGCGGCACGTTGCTGGTGGCGCGGCACGGCCGGGGCCATGTCGTCTACAGCAGTTTGTCCTGGTTCCGCGAACTGCCCGCCGGCGTGCCGGGCGCGTATCGGTTGTTCGCCAATCTCGTCTCGCTCGGGAAATAA
- a CDS encoding PIG-L family deacetylase → MKPTPPDRAAPRAEPAAAVLAFGAHPDDIEFGCGGVVASETRAGRRAHFVITSLGEAGTNGTPAQRKREARAAAAQLGATVEFITLDGDAHLEVKAVHAIKLAAIVRRLRPRVVLAPSLVPNQHPDHWRLGQLVRDATRLARYGGLAELRRLAPHAIEHLFWYAVTAEAEPRDLSPVLIDVSEPAVINAWRAAMEVHASQMKTRNYVEFQLTRARLHGLRAGVEQAIPLWPNDPPVLRSLAALDRAARTF, encoded by the coding sequence ATGAAGCCTACACCGCCTGACCGCGCCGCGCCACGCGCGGAACCCGCCGCCGCCGTGCTCGCCTTCGGTGCGCATCCCGACGACATCGAATTCGGCTGCGGCGGCGTGGTCGCGAGCGAGACCCGTGCCGGCCGACGGGCGCATTTCGTCATCACCTCGCTGGGCGAAGCCGGCACCAACGGCACGCCGGCGCAGCGGAAGCGCGAGGCCCGCGCGGCGGCCGCGCAGCTCGGCGCCACGGTCGAGTTCATCACGCTCGACGGCGACGCGCATCTCGAGGTGAAGGCCGTGCACGCGATCAAGCTCGCGGCGATCGTGCGCCGGCTGCGACCGCGCGTGGTGCTCGCCCCCAGCCTCGTGCCCAACCAGCACCCGGATCACTGGCGGCTCGGACAACTCGTGCGCGACGCCACGCGGCTGGCTCGCTACGGCGGGCTGGCCGAACTGCGGCGGCTCGCCCCGCACGCGATCGAACATCTCTTCTGGTATGCCGTCACGGCCGAGGCCGAGCCGCGCGATCTCTCGCCCGTCCTGATCGACGTTTCGGAGCCGGCGGTGATCAACGCGTGGCGCGCGGCCATGGAAGTGCACGCATCGCAGATGAAAACGCGGAACTACGTCGAGTTTCAGCTGACCCGAGCCCGGTTGCACGGGCTGCGCGCGGGCGTCGAGCAGGCGATTCCCCTCTGGCCCAACGATCCACCGGTACTGCGTTCGCTCGCCGCCCTCGATCGCGCCGCCCGCACCTTCTGA
- the hpf gene encoding ribosome hibernation-promoting factor, HPF/YfiA family — MKHTTARELETKLVIRGIRLWLTDALRSTIETKAERLFRHEPRIIRVRVDLDREHRNGVALFVAKGRIELHGPDLLASVVSNDAYKSIDWLIDRLDRMLRRRATVRMRQRAMDDIRAYRDRTTVSPRLVAS; from the coding sequence ATGAAACACACCACAGCTCGTGAACTCGAGACCAAGCTCGTTATCCGCGGCATCCGCCTGTGGCTCACCGATGCGTTGAGATCCACCATCGAAACCAAGGCCGAGCGGCTCTTCCGCCATGAACCGCGCATCATTCGCGTGCGTGTCGACCTGGACCGCGAGCACCGCAACGGCGTTGCTTTGTTCGTCGCCAAGGGACGGATCGAACTGCACGGGCCGGATCTGCTGGCGTCCGTGGTCTCGAACGACGCCTACAAATCCATCGACTGGCTGATCGACCGCCTCGACCGGATGCTCCGCCGACGGGCCACGGTTCGGATGCGGCAGCGCGCCATGGATGATATCCGCGCGTATCGCGATCGCACGACGGTGTCGCCGCGCCTGGTCGCTTCCTGA
- a CDS encoding aldo/keto reductase, which yields MKQRSFGCTGAQLPEFCLGTMNFGWRIGESTSLAVLDAYHAAGGNFIQALAPNPGVDDGPASVAASEAVVGRWWRARGHARSALVLATRISLREARDLTEEDLAKQLQRSIDDSLARFQTDYLDLLVCEWAGPQRIAPAIRAVLDQSVRTGRLRYLAFAELPAWRLVNEIHAGYRANHCRIDALQADYSLLARARVETELGGACETYRLGLIARSPLAGGLLAKREGSSLALGTSRLRWLVERYGFDCGAKVVRTVNQLAHEHDRTPAQIALAWVLHHPHVTSALIGANSVALLREIVAAGELSLSASDLERLDRASTVQRTHLPLRDATVDPSSTSPTATTEVARENELLTV from the coding sequence ATGAAGCAACGCTCCTTCGGTTGCACCGGCGCCCAGCTGCCCGAGTTCTGCCTCGGCACCATGAACTTCGGCTGGCGTATTGGTGAATCCACTTCACTCGCCGTCCTCGACGCCTACCATGCCGCGGGCGGCAACTTCATCCAGGCGCTCGCGCCCAATCCCGGCGTCGACGACGGTCCCGCCTCGGTCGCCGCCTCCGAAGCCGTGGTCGGCCGCTGGTGGCGCGCGCGCGGTCACGCGCGCTCGGCGCTGGTTCTGGCCACGCGCATCAGCCTGCGCGAAGCGCGGGACCTCACCGAGGAGGACCTCGCGAAGCAGCTGCAGCGTAGCATCGACGACTCGCTCGCGCGCTTCCAGACGGACTATCTGGATTTGCTCGTCTGCGAGTGGGCCGGGCCACAGCGGATCGCGCCTGCGATTCGCGCCGTGCTGGACCAGTCGGTGCGCACGGGCCGCCTGCGCTACCTCGCGTTCGCCGAACTTCCGGCGTGGCGGCTCGTCAACGAAATCCACGCTGGCTATCGCGCCAACCACTGCCGGATCGACGCCCTCCAGGCCGACTATTCGCTGCTCGCCCGAGCCCGCGTCGAAACCGAACTCGGCGGGGCGTGCGAGACGTACCGGCTGGGGCTGATCGCCCGCTCCCCGCTGGCCGGAGGCCTGCTGGCGAAGCGCGAGGGCAGTTCGCTCGCGTTGGGCACGTCCCGGCTCCGTTGGCTCGTCGAGCGTTACGGGTTCGACTGCGGCGCAAAGGTCGTGCGGACGGTGAACCAGCTCGCCCACGAACACGACCGCACGCCCGCGCAAATCGCGCTGGCGTGGGTGCTCCACCACCCGCACGTCACCTCGGCGCTGATTGGCGCCAATTCGGTTGCGCTGCTGCGCGAAATCGTCGCTGCGGGCGAGTTGTCGCTCAGCGCCTCGGACCTCGAACGGCTCGATCGCGCCTCCACCGTGCAGCGCACGCATCTGCCACTGCGCGACGCAACCGTCGACCCGAGCTCCACCTCCCCCACCGCGACGACGGAAGTCGCTCGCGAAAACGAACTCCTGACCGTCTAG